The following proteins come from a genomic window of Haliaeetus albicilla chromosome 23, bHalAlb1.1, whole genome shotgun sequence:
- the LOC104323540 gene encoding V-set and immunoglobulin domain-containing protein 4: MGMLVRATVLMSPLLFCNAFLDLTGPSEVEGIWKGSITLPCAYVPEKDFVQQTLKWTVVHDQSSGTVFRRDSSGDHVLLSKYRDRVSVLKDAPGNVSLHILNLEVSDRGTYTCEVTWRASNNSLIAKDITTKVEVVKVAATKPIIRASEPGLTFPAGARASLTCVANGSPPISYRWFRSVPGGKALLLSSQAELAWDSLQPSDTGKYYCEAENRVGARAAQQSDAVQLTVRDLPMPVVTPENGVEYPEKNYTTQHFQGTRLPLYLVILIAVVCGAVIFLVIFLIICIRKPKDAQVYEVKFHNSRTAASSRCESTDHYEAPISSTENNYVMEPMENKRYEEINTKKNGYVGNTEESLYEVGDTV, translated from the exons ATGGGAATGCTGGTGAGAGCAACCGTGCTTATGAGTCCTCTTCTCTTCTGTAACG cttttctggACCTGACTGGCCCCAGTGAGGTTGAAGGCATATGGAAGGGATCTATCACCTTGCCATGTGCCTATGTGCCTGAGAAGGACTTTGTGCAGCAAACACTCAAGTGGACTGTGGTACATGACCAGAGCTCTGGCACCGTCTTTCGGAGAGACAGTTCTGGTGACCACGTTCTCCTGTCCAAGTACAGGGACAGGGTCAGTGTCCTAAAGGATGCCCCAGGGAACGTGTCTCTCCACATCCTGAACCTGGAGGTCTCTGACAGGGGAACCTACACTTGCGAGGTCACCTGGAGagccagcaacaacagcctgatAGCAAAAGACATCACCACTAAAGTGGAGGTTGTTAAAG TTGCAGCGACCAAGCCCATCATCAGGGCCAGCGAGCCGGGGCTGACTTTCCCGGCAGGAGCCAGGGCCAGCCTGACCTGTGTGGCCAACGGGTCTCCCCCCATCAGCTACCGCTGGTTCAGGAGCGTCCCAGGAGGGAAAGCCCTGCTCCTGAGCAGCCAGGCTGAGCTGGCGTGGGACAGCCTGCAGCCCTCCGACACCGGGAAGTACTACTGTGAGGCCGAAAACAGGGTTGGGGCCAGGGCTGCGCAGCAGAGTGATGCCGTTCAGCTGACGGTGAGAG ATCTGCCCATGCCAGTAGTGACTCCTGAGAATGGCGTAGAATATCCAGAAAAGAATTACACAACTCAGC ATTTCCAAGGGACTCGCCTGCCCCTGTACCTGGTCATCCTGATTGCTGTGGTTTGTGGTGCTGTGATTTTCCTTGTCATCTTTCTTATCATTTGCATTAGAAAGCCCAAAGACG CTCAAGTCTATGAAGTAAAATT CCATAACTCAAGAACCGCAGCTTCTTCAAGATGTGAAAGTACGGATCATTATGAGGCACCCATCTCCTCCACTGAAAACAACTATGTGATGGAGcccatggaaaacaaaagatatgaagaaataaatacaaaaaagaatgGATATGTTGGAAACACCGAAGAATCTCTATATGAAGTAGGGGACACTGTATGA